A part of Triplophysa dalaica isolate WHDGS20190420 chromosome 17, ASM1584641v1, whole genome shotgun sequence genomic DNA contains:
- the LOC130438924 gene encoding hemoglobin subunit alpha-like yields MSLSAKDKDTVKALWAKISPKAAEIGNEALSRLFVVYPQTKTYFSHWSDLSPGSAPVRNHGKKVIGGLGLAVEKIDDLFGGLLTLSQLHAFQLRVDPANFKILSHCILVVIAMLFPQDFTPEAHMAMDKFLTRVALALSDKYR; encoded by the exons ATGAGCCTCTCTGCTAAAGACAAAGACACCGTGAAGGCCCTCTGGGCTAAGATCTCACCAAAAGCTGCTGAAATTGGCAATGAGGCATTGTCCAG ACTGTTCGTGGTTTATCCTCAGACCAAGACCTACTTCAGTCACTGGAGCGACCTGTCACCCGGCTCTGCTCCTGTGAGGAACCatggaaagaaagtcattggAGGGCTTGGCCTGGCTGTTGAAAAAATAGACGATCTTTTCGGCGGACTGCTCACCCTCAGCCAGCTGCATGCCTTTCAACTGAGAGTCGATCCTGCTAACTTCAAG ATCCTGTCCCACTGTATTCTTGTTGTGATTGCCATGCTCTTCCCTCAAGACTTCACACCCGAAGCACACATGGCCATGGACAAGTTTCTTACAAGAGTGGCACTGGCTCTGTCTGACAAATATCGTTAA